The region AGCCGAGCGAATCGAGAGCACAAAAGTGCAGTTAGAGATCGAGCGCGCCCGACTACTTCAGGCGCTACAGAACGACTTTCATGAGCGGGATTCGGTAGTCGAGGAGGCGATCGTGCTGTTCGAAGAGTTGTCGAACGCGCTCTACGAGCAAGCGGGAAGCCTGACGATTGCGCCTACTGCGAATGGACCAACCTTTGACGTGAAGATCGACTCCCAGCGAAGCAAAGGCATCAGCAACATGCAGATTTTCTGCTTCGACATGATGCTCGCCACGCTCGCCACTCGCCGCGGCCTTGGGCCGGGGTTCCTGATTCATGATAGTCACCTTTTTGATGGCGTAGATACACGCCAGGTTGCGAAAGCGTTACAGCTCGGAGCCGACCAAGCTGAGGCGCAAGGGTTCCAGTATCTCGTGACTATGAACTCCGACGCCTTGCCTAAAGAAGGATTCCGCGAAGGGTTTGACATTCATGCGTTCGTAAACCCGACTGTCCTAACCGACGAGCTGAGAACTGGCGGGCTGTTTGGGGTTCATTTCGAGTAGCCAATCGCATTTGGATGGGAGAAGACGATGAGCTGGGAACTACGGCAAAGGTCATAATTATCCACTTTTTTGAACCTCTTTTTATCTGGTAACCTGCACTCGAGACGGCCGCTACCGCACGCAGCACGAACGACAGTTTTAACCGTCCGTGACGCCGCGAGATTGAGCGAAACGCGGTTGTTCGCCGCTGATGCGCAGAAGCCCCCCACCGCCTCGAAGAAGCGTGCACTCAACCGGAAATCCGGATCGTGGTCAGCTTGGTCATCACACAGCCAAGATCTACAGCTCTTGTTGAGGGGGCCTAATGCACGATTTTACCGACGGCAAAGTCTGGGAAAAACATGGTTCACTTATGCCAAAGTCTTAAATGAACGTAAACTCATAGGTCAAGCTCGGCTGCTGGTTGCTTGTCCTTGAATCTTTTTGTCAAGTCATCCTTAATTGCCTCAGGCAGGGAAATCCAGTTTCCTTGAAAGCAGCTGAGGTTGATGTCACTAATGTGTTCAGCTGCATCTTGGAACACATTCACGGCTGCCCGAACGGTAGTTATATCTTCAACCAGTTCCTCGGGGGCAGTGGCGGATGTGATTGAGTGAATTGCGGTCCCATGGGCAACGCCAGACAGAACGGCGTAGCAGTCTTCATTCCTACGATTTCTGTGGGCAACCAGAGTTTTGAATCTTTTTTCGAACTCAGGATAGAAATCTTTGAGGTATTTCTTATTAACCCCAGGAAGATTTGGCTGATTTCTAAAATCAGTCACTCCGCGCCATTCCACAGGATGATCTTTGTAATAAAGAAATTGTAGGCTTAATTCATAATGTGCACGAAGAGATAAAATTGCTGGCCGAACCAAGCCAATCGCTAAAAGGGACACCGCTTCAACAGCCGTGCCATATGCACCTTTCAGCAATAGATCGCAGTGCTGACTATCACTGTCCGCAAGATGCAATGCAGCCCATGTAAGGGACAAAGTCATATGATGCTTGCATTTGTTAGCCGAAGGGGTATTCGCTTTAACTTGTCCGGAAACCATTGCAGCAAAAGACTCATATTGCTTTTGTGTCATCGCAGTTTCCAATCGGAGCCTTTTCCCTCGTAACGCTCATGGCGGATCTTCATAGTGGCATGGTAAATTTCGGCTTCAGAAAAGCGCTTTACCATTCTTTTTAGCCAGACCCGCAGACCCCTCCGAGAATCAAAGCTCGGCACATCAGATAGTTCTCGCGGGCTGTTCCTGGAAATACTTGCTGCGAGCGCGTCCGCAAACTGCTGGACAGACAGCCGAAGTTCTCCTTTCCTGATGCGATCAAGTTCCATATAGAAATCCTCGGAACTAATGTCATAACTGGACCGCTCACGCGAATTCTCCATTATCAATGAAATGGAGTTTACCACCTCATCCTCGATATCTCGGACTATCTCTAAGAACGTAGTCGGATCGGTATCCCTTACTAAGTCGTGGAATGACTTTAAGTCTTTCTCGCTGAGACGAGCCAGCGCAATGGCTGAAAGCGCTCTATCGACACCCCTTTGTGTCATTCTAAATTCCCCAAACTCTGCCTGAGATTTCCGATACAATCTTTCCGATTTCCGTTTTTAGGACCCCCGAATAGGGACCACCTCGATCCGTAGCAAAGCCAGTGTAGCTCGGGTCAGCTAAGAGGTGTTTGCTTTGAACCAGGCGGTTCACGAGAACCTTGGGACCAAATTTCGCGTGTGCTCTTAGCTCAACTTCGACTGGGCATGCTGGATCGTAACGCTGCACGCCATTTATCAGGATCATGTGATCTGGCGACAATCCAAGGTGATTAAATAGCTGATCCACCAAGCCAACCCCAAGAACCGAGAATTTGTCCAACCTTACTGGGGACAGGACACTTGTTGAGTTTTCAAGTGCGCATTTCGTTACGAACGAGCTGCTCGGGTTGCAATCGAGAACTATCAGGTCGTAGTCCGTCCGAGCTTGGGAAATGAATCGCTTAAAGTAATTTCCTGCACTCTTCAGCTGGCTGGCGCTATCGATCATTGAGTATTTTACCAGCTCGAATGAGCCAGCCAGCAAATCGATTCGTGCCTTCTTCCCATTCCCAATTTTTCGCAGCAGGGTAGCAACATCTTCGGCCTTCGGAGGCGGCTGATCAGACTTTTTTACCTTAAAGAAGTCTTGCGACGGCAAAGGCTCGAAGCACGACATAACAGTTTTGCCCTCTTCGATTACCATGTCATACTTTGACTGTGTAATTACTGTCTGTGTTAGGTTGTATTGAGCGTCCAAATCAATCAGAAGAACCTTCTTCTGTAGTCTCTGATACAGAACGCGCATTACATGTGCAGACGTGGTAGTCTTACCAACACCACCCTTCATGTTCAAAATTGATATTACCGGAGCCGACATCAGCAAGAACCTTTATTACCTTGTTATCAACATACATCCATCCCAGATCGATTGAACACCAGAAACTCACGGGCGCGGCCCGAGACCTTGCCTTTGGTGCTCTGCGGCACCCGAGTTAGTTGACTGGAAGTGCGCAGAGCTACCGCTGCAACGGCTTGCTGGCGCAGCGAAGACCATGCGCACACCGGTTCGCGAGTTGGCGGGCAGAAGGTCTGCTCGGAAAATTTTCATTTGGGCGAGTGCCTGACGAGATGGCCGATTGCGAACGACTGCATTAAGCCGAGTGGGACTTGCCCCCGATCTCTCATGCGTCGGTCGAGGAATTGCGAGGCGGCTGGCGGTCTTCGATACCGAGATCGAGATCCCTTGGGATGCGTCCCCTCGCCTTCGCAAATGCATCTCTGAATGCATCTTCGCTATCGATCTCCTTGTCAGAGATAAGCAGTGCCAGATGACCCCCGCATGCATCAATGTAGCGCTCGATCGACTGAAGGCTCGGCACTGACCCAGACAAAGCTTCCAGCCTTGCAATCATCGACTGCGTCATTCCAGCGGCCGCAGCCACTTCGTCCTGTGTTAGTCCTCTTGCATCTCGCAGCGCGCGTAGCCTGACAGCGATCCCGCGCTTGAGGGCGTTCTTGGCTTGGTGCCCCGCGAGATCTGGGTGCGCGCGGCGGAGCTCGGTTTGAAGAGACCTGTAATTTCCGGCCATGATCAACACCTCCACAATGGACGCTTATTATAGCACATTTGCTATATTCATCACAGAGGTTTCGCAGTGGTCCGCTCAATAGTTTTGACCAGTGCCGCCTAAACTGGGACAGCCAATCTGGAAGGAGTCCTCTTTTACGGTGTCTCTGCGCGCATAATCTCCGGAAGATTCTGTCGAATAATTTACCTCTGAACCGAATCATACCCGTTTCTTCTATCAACGCGCTTTTTCTCGAATAGACCTATAGGGCTAATTTCTGTGTTCAAATTTGGGCAGCCTCGGAACGGAAACCTCCTGAGATCGCTGCATCAGCTTCGCCGGACAGAGAAAAGATTCAATTCAAAACAGCTACTTGTGATTTTTTCAGATGGTATCCGGCTGGCAGATTTTTCGATGCCACGAGGTCGCCCCACTATTCTCGCAGGAAATAATGGCCCCAGAAAAGGTCCAAACGATGCAGTTTGAAGACATCATTGATAATGACCCCGCTCGCACGATCTACAAGCGGGGATTGCAGAAGAAGGAGAACCGTCAGGCCTCTCGCAAGGCGACGGGCATCGTCGTCACAGAGAGCCTTGGTGAGTCCATCATAGTCGTGGCAGCGGAGGTCGACCCGAGGGTTCGCCGGATCTTTCCCCAGCCCATGACCTTTGACTTGCACACTGGCGAAGCCTACCCGACGAAGACCGCTCTGACCGAGGCGGTGCACGGGACGCGATACAAGCCTTGGGTCTACACGCCTGATTTTCTGTTCGAGCTTGTGAATGGACAGACCGTCTTTGTCGAGGGAAAGCATAGCCGCTGGCTCCGTGGCAACCCAGAGTTCAGCCGCGTGGCCGTGGCCATGGAGCAACTCGGTCATCGGCTTACTCTGGTCACGGAAACAATGTTCACTCGTGCGCACCATCGGAATCTCCGTATTCTCCGAGCCCTCCCGGACCGCTGTCTTGAGCCTACGAAACGTGAATTGATCGAGACGCAGTTCTCGCGCAGCGTATCATTTGGCCAGGCTCAATGGTCGTTCGGCCTTACGCGGGCGGAAGCCTATGCGGCCCTTTTCGACGGGCTCCTCGCTACCGACCTCTCAGTTGCCCCTTTCAGCGACCGGACGAAGCTCGTGCGCGTCCACGGGAATGTATCGCACCTCGAGGTTCTGCCGCTATGAACCAGCTACAGGCATATGATGGTCGCCATCTTCGAAACGGAGAGACCCTTTACCGTGTGATCGGACGAGTTCAAGGAAAGCCATCCGTAGTTCTCGATCTCAATGGGATGAAGACCGAGATCACCCTCGAGGAATTTCATCGGCAAATTGCGCTTGGAAATGTCTCCGAGGGCCAAGCACCGGTATTCTGCGACCGTATCATGAGCGACGACGAGTTGTCGGAGGCAGCTTTCCGGAAGCGCATTCTTGAGCTCGCTGACCGCTACCAGGAGTTGGGGCTCAAGTGGGACGAGGTAATGGACGCGATCCGTATCAAATTGCAAAATGATCCGCATTTTGCTTCACGCGCGTCCAAGCTCCCTGCTGTCCGCACAATCCAAAAGTATCGGAAAGACTACTGCACAATGGGTCAGCTTGGCTTGGTTGACAAGCGAAACCAATCTGGAAATTACACTGTTCGCTACGATGAAATCTTCCGCGAGGTTGTCCTCGATCTTCTTGAAAGCTCTTACCTCACCTCAGACCGCATGAACATGACAGAACTGGTTCGCGAGTCGAGGCGCCAATATCTGAAGCGTTTTTCCGAACAGCGATCGAAAGGAAAACCGGGAAATCACGGCGAAAAAGCTGTGAAGTCGATAATCGATAGCTACATCCCTCATTCTGACGTCATCAAGCGGCGGCAGGGAAAGAAGGCCGCGCGAAAAGCGCTGCTCCAAGCTGGCAGCTTTCAGATGATCGAACATGCTTACGATCGGCTTGAAACCGATTCCACGCAGGCGGACATCTACGTTATCTATGATGGCAAACTGATCAGGCCTTGGGTCACGATCGTGATAGATGCTGCAACCGGCTTCATCGTAGGGCTTGTGGTTTCTTTGGAGAACCCCACCGGGCTGACCACCGCAACCGCGCTCTACGAGGCCATGACAGGCAACGACGAAGAATTCTTCGATCGCTTCGGCATTGTAAACCGGGTGAGTGTGGCCGGCCATCCACTGACAGTAGTTGCAGATCAAGGCTCTGAGAACTCCGGCAGCATACTTAATCGCCTGCTATCAATGACCGCCATCGAGCTGCAAAAGAACATCCCCGGGCATCCAGAGAAGAAACCGTTTGTCGAGCGCGCCATGTCGACCTTCAAAAACTTCGTAACGAGGCTCGACGGCGCGACGCAGACCCGCGAGTTGTCCCCTAAAGAACGTTATGAGCGGGCAAAAGCAGAGGCATGCTGGACTTTTGATGAGTTCGTTCAAAAGGTGCAGGTGTGGCGCTACGACGTGTATGGCGTCATTCCGCGTCGGCGTGTGCAGTCGCCGCTAAAGCGCCGCGAGAGCCCTATTGAGAGCTGGCGTCGCCTAACCACGGAATACTACGTGCCGGAGCCGCCCCGCAAACAACAGCTCACCCAGATGTTCTTTCATCATGCGGAGAAAAGAACCGTCCACAAATATGGAATCGAGGTGGGATACGTTCAGTATTCTTCTGAAGAGCTTCGGATGCTGGAAAAAGACGCGAAAAGTAAACTGGTGGTTGAGGTCCGCATTAACCCGGCCGACATCCGGGAGATAATCGTTTCTCACCCGAAATCTGGTAAAGCATTCTACGCGTCCTGCAAAGATCCCGACATGCCGGCGATTTCTGTCGCGGAACGGGATCGCATCATCGCCCTCAATCGGCGTGATCCCGACGACTACCTCTCTGCTACTGAGGTTCTCGCGGCCTTAGTGGCAGGCAAGCACCACAAGCCCTCCAAGGCAACGACCAAGGGGCGCAAGGAACAACATGCTGCCCGGCGCAAGCGGCGCGATGACGAAATCATGAACCGCAGCAATGCATCCAATGGTCCAGCGCCTACTGGCAATCCCTCCTACCCCACGATGCCGGTCCTCGCCCCGAAACGGCGTAACCGGATCTCCGCACGAGGAAAATCAACGTGAACGAGCTTTCCCTAAAGGGCTTGCGGATTTCGCATTCCCGTTACGACATTGCGCTGAACCAGATGCTTGAGGCAATCGAGTTGGCTGGCTCGGATGGGGTATGCATTCCCTTTCTTGGCCCGTCCCGCGTCGGTAAATCCGACCTCATGTTAGCGGTCGAAAGCAAGGTAGCCAAGATTCGGTCCGGTCCAGGATACATGATCCCATCGCCGGACTTTCTATCCGGGGAAATCTCTCCCAAGCCGAACGATTCAGAGATTTACGCATCAATCATACGAACGATGGGGCGGGTTGGGGCAAATCCCAAGCTCGCACTGCTGAAAGATCGGATGTTTGATCTGCTGGAACAACGCGATGTTCGGATTGTGGCTCTCGATGAGTGCAGCCATTGCGCCGAACCCGGCGCGAACCTCACTCGCCGTGCAGCTGCGGACCATTTCAAGACCTTCGTCGATCGATCGGGTGTCATACTCATCCTTATGGGGTTGCCGAAGTTCCAACGCTTGATTGACGAGAACGAGCAATTCGCGGCGCGATCCATGGCCACGATCGAGCTCCAACCTTATCGCTGGACGAACCCGGACGACCGGAACGAATTCACAACAGTAATCTACAGTATCTTCGAATACTTGGAGGAGCGCGGTTTCTCGCTTGAATTCGATTGGATAGACATGACCCGGCGCCTCTTCGCTGCTTCTGGCGGTCGCATCGGCATGGTGATCGAGCTTCTCGAGGTCGCTGTCCGAAAGTCTGCGCATACCAAAGCCCTGGCCTTGTCGGATATGGGGAAGGCCGCTCAAATAAGGCTTCAAGGGCTTTCTCGCATTGCTCCGATCTTCGACCCCGAACCACCACAGGATGACGTTCTTCTGCGGTCCTACGCGAAGGTCATGAGGGACGCAGGATTACAGCTCCCCGATCCGAATTCTTCGCTTGAACTCGAGGCTTTCCGGACTCCGAACGATAAGGCATTGGCAGCATGATCCCCGGCATGAATGAAAGCCTCCTCGGTTACATCAAGCGGCGCTCTGATGCGGAAGGTTTTCCCGAGGCCAGGGGCTTCCTGACGACGCTCGGGCAGACCTACGGGCGCGCTACAGTCGAGGAGCCAGAGCGGCTGGCTTTGGAACTCGATCTCGACTTGGCCACGATAGAGCAGATCCTACCTGGCAAGCAGCCATCGGACGCCGCCCTCGACTGGTCGTTCCATCGGATGCACCGCGACCCGGTTTGCCCTGCATGTATTGCCGCGCGCCAGCCCCGACGGAAAGAATGGCGACACGCCTTGGTCACGGCATGTGCCGAGCATGAATGTCAGCTAATCGATCAGTGTCCCGGTTGCGGTGACGATCTCACCCTGCTCGGTGACGGGTATGCGGGCTGCCTTTGCGGCAGTTCCTACGTCGATGCGAATGCCGTGCCTGCCAGCGTTTTCGAGGCTGAGTTCGCAAAGTTAATCGCGGGACACTCGGCACACATGGGCGGCATCGACCTCGGTTCCGAGGAAGGCCTGCAAACGGCTCGCACCGTTTGGTTTCTCTGTGCGAACATGGTTCGAGCGCGGACCGGAAAAGAAGGCAAGGCGACTTATCCTAAGACCGTCGAAGAGGCCCGCGCTCGACTTGCGCGCATCGAACCGCTCCTACTTGATTGGCCGACTGCGTTCGACAATCATGTCGTGCAACGTTGGTATGCTCCAGATGCAGAAGGACTGACCGCAGCTTCACGCCTGGGCGTTTGGTATCGCGGTCTGCTCAGTCAGAAAGGCGCACTGGCTGAGGCGCTGCTGTCCAGGTGCCTCACTGTCGCCGGCACCGTGTGTGGTGACGCATACAAAACTCGCCGACGCCAGGATGGCGCAGAATGGGTAAGCGCGGCCCACGCTGGAGAAATTCTGGGCATACGCAGTGAGAGGATCGTCGAGGCAGTCCGAACTGGTGCGATGATGGGCTCACAGGGCCGATCGGGGACGGGCCACCTCCATACGATCGTCAGAACCCAAGACGTTGAAGCGGTCCGCAAGCTACGGGCACGATCCGCGACCAAGCAAAAGGTCCGGGACACCCTTGGTGTTTCAAAGAAACAGTTTGAGCTCATGGAAGAAGCAAGGTTCTTCGGTGCTGAGTGCAGGGTGTCGTCTCACCCCTGCGTAGATGGGAATTTCGACCTCAAGAACATCTGCACTGCGGTAGATGGAATCCGGCAAGTGGCTCGGGTTAAAAGTGCCGAAGCCGATGGGATGCTGGCCTTTCGCAAGATCAACCTGCGCAGGACGACGGATCGGACCGCGATTCTGAAGATGTATCGCCTCATAGCGGACAAAAAGCTTCGAGCGGTCAAGTTCGCTGAGGGTGATAGCCTCGGAGATGTGCTCTTTGACGCGGCGGAGATCGACCGCCTTCTTCAAGATCATGGCGGCGCCCGATCGTGGACCGCTGGAGACGTTGCCGAGTTCTCGGGGTGGAAACCTGAATGTGTAACCGGATGGTGCGAGCAGGGCTTGCTTCAGGCGACCAAAGGGAAGCGAGGCTCGTTCCACGTCTGGCAGATTACTGAGGAAGCGCTTTCGCGGTTCCGTCGTGAATTCCATGTGGTCTCGGATCTGGCGAAGGAAGGCAAGACTACCTCGCGAAAGCTGCTCACATCCCTCGCAGATCGCGGGATCTCCTCGGTTGGGTCGCAGCGGGCAGGGACATCATCTCGTGGACATCTGATCCGAACCCGTGACATTGCCCGAATGATCGCGTTTCACCCCTCCTAACCGACACGCCTCCTCGCGCACTATGTGTATGCCGTCAAGGAATGCCTTGGCGGCTTTCGGCGTTTCTGGATGCTGGACTGCCGTCCGGATTCGTCGTATCAAAATGTCAGTCGGTCGCTGACGTTGAACGGCCTGAGTGAAGCGCAATATTGTGGGCAAAACGCGCAAGGCTTTGGGCGGATTGTGCGCAAACTAATGGGCTTGAACCGACGATTTTCTTCAATGATCTAAGGCAGAGTGCGCACGGTTACGCGGTGTCCTACAGGGAATTGTAGGTGAGCGCAAAGAACCGCTTTCCCCCACACCAAAGCTCGAAACAGATATCCGCCGCGTCGCTCAAACAGCTACGCGGCGGATTTTTTTATATCAGGCCGACTGCCCGATGATGCCGTTCAGTGTCTCGGAGGGGCGCATCACACGGGCGGTTTTCTCTGCGTCTGTGTGATAGTAGCCACCGAGATCGACAGCCGAACCTTGGGCCGCAGCAAGCTCGGACAGGATGTCGGCTTCCTTGGCGGCCAAGTCTTTAGCGAGAGGCGCGAACTCTGCGGCAAGCTCCGCGTCGTCACCCTGCGCAGCCACCGCTTCGGCCCAGTACCGCGCGAACCAGTAGTGGCTGTCGCGGTTGTCGGGCTCACCCACCTTGCGCGAAGGAGAACGGCCGTGGTCGAGGATGCCCTGCGTTGCGGTCTCGACCGCTTTGCCCAACACGCGGGCCTTTTCGTTGCCACGCGCATCGGCGAGGAACATCAGGCTCTCGCCAAGCGCGCAGAACTCGCCAAGGCTGTCCCACCGCAGGTGATTTTCTTCGACCAACTGCTGCACGTGTTTCGGGGCCGAACCACCCGCGCCCGTCTCAAACAGACCGCCGCCGTTCATCAGCTTCACGATCGATAGCATCTTGGCAGAGGTCGCCAATTCCAAGATCGGGAAGAGGTCGGTCAGGTAATCGCGCAGCACGTTGCCGGTGATGGCAATCGTGTTCTCGCCTTTGGTGATCGTCTCAAGCGAGGCACGGGTGGCTTCGCGGGGGGCCATGATCTCGAACTTGTCGGCGACACCTTGGGCCTCAAGGATCGGCTTCACGTAGGAGATCAGTTCGGCATCATGGGCGCGGCTTTCGTCCAGCCAGAAGATCGCCCGGCAGCCTTCGGCCTTTTGACGCGAGATGGCAAGGTTCACCCAATCCTCAATCGGCGCCTTGCGCGCGGAGGAAGAGCGCCAGATGTCACCGGCCTCGACCTTGTGCTGGTGCAGCACGGTGCCGTCGTCGAGGATCATTTTCACGGTGCCGGCCTCAGCCAGTTCAAAGGTGGTCGGGTGCGAGCCATATTCCTCGGCCTTTTGGGCCATCAGACCGATGTTCTGCACGGTGCCTGCGGTCGCCGGGTTCAGCTTGCCATTTTCTTTGAAGAAATTGATCGCTTCGTCATAGACCGGGGCATAGGAATTATCGGGGATCACGCAGTTCGCGTCATGCTCTTTGCCGTCCGGACCCCAACCCTTGCCGCCAGCGCGGATCAGCGCGGGCATAGAGGCGTCGATGATCACATCAGAGGAGACATGCAAGTTGGTGATGCCCTTGTCGGAATCGACCATATACATCGGCGGGCGGTCTTCCATGCAGGCGTCGATATCGGCCATGATCTCGCTCTCGCCCTTCACGCGCTCCAGCAGATCACCGAGGCCGGAGTTGGGGTTCACGCCCAGTTCCTTCAGCTTTGCGCCATGCTTTTCAAACACCGGCGCAAGGTAGGCTTTAACCGCGTGGCCAAAGAGGATCGGGTCAGAGACCTTCATCATCGTCGCCTTGAGGTGCAGCGAGAAGAGAATGCCCTCTTCCTTGGTCTTTTCGATCTGGGTGTTGAGGAAATCCTTCAGCGCCGCAGCGCTCATGAAGGTCGCGTCAACCACGGTGCCAGCGGGGTAATCGAGACCGTCCTTCAGAACCGTCTCGCCATTCGCGGTTTCCAGAACGATCTTCGCGCCGGAGGCTTTGTCGAGCGTGGCGGAGACTTCGTTGGAGAAGAAATCATTGCCGGACATGGAGGAAACATGCGTCTTGCTGTCCGACGCCCAGTCTCCCATGCGGTGCGGGTTGGATTGGGCAAAGCTTTTCACCGCTTTGGCGGCGCGGCGGTCAGAGTTGCCTTCGCGCAGGACCGGGTTCACGGCGGACCCTTTAATGCCGTCATATTTCGCGCGCACGGCTTTTTCTTCGTCTGTGCTCGGCTCTTCGGGGTAGTCGGGCAGCGCGTAGCCTTGGGCCTGAAGCTCTTTGATTGCGGCAACAAGCTGCGGCACGGAGGCTGAGATGTTGGGCAGCTTGATGACATTGGCCTCGGCAGTTTTTACCAAACGGCCCAGTTCGGCCAGATCGTCGGACTGACGCTGTTCCTCGGTCAGATGCTCGGGGAAGGTCGCAAGGATGCGGCCTGCAAGGCTGATGTCTTTCGTGCCGACGCTCACACCGGCGGCTTCGGCGAATTTCTTGATGATCGGCAACAGCGACGCAGAGGCCAGCTCCGGCGCTTCGTCAACTTTGGTGTAGATGATATCGGACATGATTGCTCCAAATTGCTGCATTTGCTGCCCTGATAGCGGAAGAGGCGGCGAAGGTCGACGGTATACCGCAGTATGCGGTAGGGTCGTTTCAGGAAAAAGCGGATTCCAGCCATCGCGCGGGCCAAGCGGCTAGAAAGCGTGGCGATTACCTTAGCGGGACACGCTGCGCAGCTGTAGAATCTGCATCCCAATCGCCATGGCCGGGCCAATGCCCACCGCAAACAGCAGCGTGCCAAGGCCCAAAGTGCCTCCCAACGCCCAGCCGATCGCGACCACGGTCAACTCAATACTCATCCGGACCAGCGCGATGGGCTTGCCCGTGACCCGCTGTAGCCCTGTCATCAGCCCATCGCGCGGGCCGGGGCCGAGGTTTGCCACAAGATAAATCGCGCCACCAAAGCCGGTCACGAAGACGCCGGTCAGCGCCAGCACGACATTGGCGAGATAGCTGTCAAAGCGGGGCAGGATCGGCAACGCATATTCCAGCACCAGCGCCACGATCACCGCGTTCAGAATGGTGCCGATGCCCGGCGTCTGGCGCAGCGGAATCCAAAGCAGCAGCACCGTGGCGCTGATAAGGAACGTGGCAAGCCCAAGGCTCCAACCCGTGATATTGGTCACCCCTTCGGCAAAGACGGTCCAAGGGCTGACACCGACGCCCGCCCTGACCAAAAGCGCTTCGCCCAAGCCGAACATGACCAGCCCGAGGATCAGAAACACCA is a window of Sulfitobacter sp. W027 DNA encoding:
- a CDS encoding YitT family protein gives rise to the protein MSFLSVTSVPTLRWSSPKAFTLKPPFASMVFLILGLVMFGLGEALLVRAGVGVSPWTVFAEGVTNITGWSLGLATFLISATVLLLWIPLRQTPGIGTILNAVIVALVLEYALPILPRFDSYLANVVLALTGVFVTGFGGAIYLVANLGPGPRDGLMTGLQRVTGKPIALVRMSIELTVVAIGWALGGTLGLGTLLFAVGIGPAMAIGMQILQLRSVSR